One stretch of Geminocystis sp. M7585_C2015_104 DNA includes these proteins:
- a CDS encoding DNA-directed RNA polymerase subunit beta', translating into MKSKNPKPVFYNKVIDKGSLKKLIATTYSEYGAARCAYMCDFLKTMGFHYATQAAVSISIEDLKVPPQKKALLAAAEKTIKETTERYVNGEITEVERFQKVIDTWNDTSEALKDEVVRYFQETDPLNSVYMMAFSGARGNISQVRQLVGMRGLMADPQGEIIDLPIKTNFREGLTVTEYIISSYGARKGLVDTALRTADSGYLTRRLVDVAQDVIVRETDCGTTRGIYLTAIKDGDRVLLPLADRLFGRVLAEDIVDPNTGELIAPRNTVMDEKLAKKIASLTDGVKVRSPLTCESSRSVCQKCYGWSLAHCEWVNLGEAIGIIAAQSIGEPGTQLTMRTFHTGGVFTGEVARRITSPVAGEVKFPRRVKLRETRTRHGEQKMQLETACEITVGSEKVSLPAGSLLAVKAGDIVKENDLLAEVMPPKSRSTEKATKDVVSDLSGEILFDNISPESKTDKQGNTTTTATRNGLIWIVSGQVYNLPPGAEPAVRNGQKVKRGDVLAQTLFKTKSGGVCRGVSSWQQDGEIEVVTASVTLDQADVYLEQHGNQQQYVIHTQRGDRFALKVLQGTKVYNNQVVAELIDDTYVTETGGIIRYAGLETGRGNKKQGYEVLKEGTIIWIPEECHEVNKDISLLLVEDGQYVEAGTEIVKDIYCQSSGVVEVIQKNDILREVIIKPGKLYLDLDPDYVAHIEEDSILPPGTQISADVVTEEEYFAQFVDTPEGVGLLLRPIKQYYVVNRTKSPSQESFNTQGASINLRPVLKIFYKDGERVKSVDGVQLVSTQLVLEASEGMSADIELIPQEDKENCYRLQIVVLESIILRRELESEPNIITRVLVKDGQQVPPGATIGITELLCQEDGIVQGVREGQESIRRILVVRSSDLYTLETEEKPSCKEGQFLKKGDLIAPGVPVPEPGRVLKIEGNKFVLRRSRPYRISAGAILHVTQGELVQRGEVLASLVFERAKTGDIVQGLPRIEELLEARKPKEPAIIARRGGICKIEYRDEDPICIKVIEDDGAIAEYPLTQNQNVIVSDNQRVEVGQSLTDGIPNPHELLDVYFSYYLEEKNMSMYEATLAAWEKVQLFIVNQVQSVYLSQGIEIADKHIEVIVRQMTTKVRVDDGGDTTRLPGELVELRQVEKDNENIALIGGAPIQYTPIVMGITKASLNTDSFISAASFQETTRVLTEAAIEGKSDWLRGLKENVIIGRLIPAGTGFNAYLRPDNDANDKGATRTNGSLVGGSLPESSAPPANTPQTEVDDVLIDDQTARQFASEEEI; encoded by the coding sequence ATGAAGTCCAAAAATCCTAAACCCGTCTTCTACAACAAGGTAATTGATAAAGGCTCCCTGAAAAAACTCATCGCTACCACCTACAGCGAATACGGTGCCGCCCGGTGCGCCTATATGTGCGACTTTTTGAAAACCATGGGCTTCCACTACGCCACCCAGGCGGCCGTCTCCATCAGCATTGAAGACCTTAAAGTCCCCCCTCAGAAAAAGGCTCTCCTAGCGGCAGCGGAAAAAACTATAAAGGAAACAACAGAGCGCTACGTGAACGGGGAAATCACCGAGGTGGAACGTTTCCAAAAGGTAATTGACACTTGGAATGACACCTCCGAAGCCCTTAAGGACGAGGTAGTACGCTATTTCCAAGAAACAGACCCCCTCAATTCCGTTTACATGATGGCCTTCTCCGGCGCCCGCGGTAACATCAGCCAGGTGCGTCAGTTGGTGGGAATGCGGGGCTTAATGGCTGACCCCCAAGGGGAAATCATCGACCTGCCCATCAAGACCAATTTCCGGGAAGGCCTCACGGTTACCGAGTACATCATCTCCTCCTATGGGGCTCGTAAAGGGCTAGTAGACACCGCCCTTCGCACAGCAGACTCCGGTTATCTCACACGCCGTCTAGTAGACGTAGCTCAGGACGTCATTGTCCGGGAGACAGACTGTGGCACCACCAGGGGCATTTATCTCACTGCCATCAAAGACGGCGATCGCGTTCTGTTGCCACTGGCCGACCGTCTCTTCGGCCGCGTCCTAGCAGAGGATATTGTTGACCCCAACACCGGCGAACTCATTGCCCCCCGCAACACTGTGATGGACGAAAAATTGGCTAAGAAAATAGCCTCCCTCACAGACGGGGTAAAAGTTCGTTCCCCCCTCACCTGTGAAAGCTCCCGCTCTGTGTGTCAAAAGTGCTACGGATGGTCCCTGGCTCACTGTGAATGGGTAAACCTAGGAGAGGCCATCGGCATCATCGCCGCCCAATCCATAGGCGAACCGGGCACCCAGTTGACCATGCGCACCTTCCACACCGGTGGTGTCTTTACCGGAGAAGTAGCTCGTCGTATTACAAGTCCAGTGGCAGGAGAAGTTAAATTCCCCAGACGCGTAAAACTCAGAGAAACCCGAACCCGTCACGGGGAACAAAAAATGCAACTGGAAACTGCCTGTGAGATCACCGTCGGCAGCGAGAAGGTATCCCTCCCAGCCGGCAGTCTTTTGGCTGTAAAGGCCGGGGATATCGTCAAGGAAAATGACCTGTTGGCGGAGGTAATGCCTCCCAAGAGTCGTTCCACGGAAAAAGCAACTAAAGACGTAGTTTCTGACCTGTCTGGCGAGATTCTGTTCGACAATATCTCCCCTGAAAGCAAAACCGACAAGCAAGGTAATACCACTACTACCGCCACCCGCAATGGCCTAATCTGGATCGTTTCTGGGCAAGTATACAACCTGCCACCTGGGGCCGAACCGGCAGTAAGGAATGGCCAAAAGGTAAAACGAGGGGATGTTTTGGCACAAACCCTCTTCAAAACCAAAAGTGGCGGCGTCTGTCGCGGCGTCTCCTCCTGGCAACAAGATGGGGAAATAGAAGTCGTCACCGCCTCCGTCACTCTCGATCAGGCAGATGTATACCTGGAACAACACGGAAATCAACAACAATACGTCATTCACACCCAGCGAGGAGATCGTTTCGCCCTCAAGGTATTACAAGGCACCAAGGTATACAACAACCAGGTGGTAGCCGAACTCATCGATGATACCTACGTTACCGAAACCGGGGGCATCATCCGTTATGCCGGCCTGGAAACCGGAAGGGGCAACAAAAAACAAGGTTATGAAGTCCTAAAAGAGGGCACTATAATCTGGATTCCCGAAGAATGCCATGAGGTGAATAAAGACATCTCCCTCCTGCTGGTAGAAGATGGACAATATGTAGAAGCCGGCACCGAAATTGTAAAAGATATATACTGTCAGTCCAGCGGTGTAGTAGAGGTTATCCAGAAAAATGACATCCTCCGGGAGGTAATCATCAAGCCCGGGAAATTATACTTAGACCTGGACCCCGATTATGTGGCTCATATTGAAGAAGACTCTATCCTACCCCCAGGCACTCAAATCAGTGCCGATGTTGTAACAGAAGAAGAATACTTTGCCCAGTTTGTAGACACCCCCGAAGGAGTAGGTTTGTTACTCCGTCCCATTAAACAATACTACGTCGTCAACCGCACCAAGTCCCCCTCCCAAGAGTCCTTCAATACCCAAGGAGCCTCCATAAACCTCCGTCCAGTACTTAAAATCTTCTACAAGGACGGTGAAAGAGTCAAAAGCGTAGACGGAGTCCAACTGGTTAGCACCCAGCTGGTGTTGGAAGCCAGTGAGGGGATGAGTGCAGACATAGAGCTAATACCCCAAGAAGATAAAGAAAACTGCTATCGTCTTCAAATCGTCGTTCTGGAATCTATTATCCTCCGTCGCGAATTAGAATCCGAACCTAATATCATTACCCGAGTCTTGGTAAAAGACGGCCAGCAAGTACCTCCTGGAGCAACCATCGGTATTACCGAACTGCTGTGTCAAGAAGACGGTATTGTCCAGGGAGTAAGGGAAGGACAGGAATCCATCCGTCGAATTCTAGTAGTCCGCAGTTCTGACCTGTATACACTGGAAACAGAGGAAAAACCCTCTTGTAAAGAAGGTCAGTTTTTGAAAAAAGGAGACCTCATTGCTCCCGGCGTACCAGTACCCGAACCAGGAAGAGTACTCAAGATAGAAGGGAACAAATTTGTATTACGACGTTCTCGTCCCTATCGCATATCTGCGGGCGCCATACTACACGTAACTCAAGGGGAACTGGTACAACGAGGCGAAGTCCTGGCATCCCTCGTGTTCGAGCGGGCAAAAACCGGTGACATCGTTCAAGGTTTGCCCAGAATTGAGGAGTTGTTGGAGGCCAGGAAGCCAAAAGAACCAGCTATAATAGCCCGTCGTGGGGGAATCTGTAAAATAGAATACCGGGATGAAGACCCCATCTGCATCAAGGTAATAGAGGATGACGGTGCCATCGCCGAATACCCCCTCACTCAGAATCAAAATGTCATCGTCAGTGACAACCAACGGGTGGAAGTGGGACAATCTCTGACCGATGGTATCCCTAACCCCCACGAACTGCTTGATGTTTACTTCTCCTACTATCTAGAAGAAAAAAACATGAGCATGTATGAGGCTACCCTGGCTGCCTGGGAAAAAGTCCAGTTGTTTATAGTTAACCAAGTGCAGTCGGTGTACCTCTCCCAGGGCATCGAAATTGCCGACAAACACATCGAGGTTATCGTAAGACAGATGACTACCAAAGTACGGGTGGATGACGGGGGTGATACCACTCGTCTACCCGGCGAGCTGGTAGAATTGCGTCAGGTGGAGAAAGACAACGAAAACATAGCCCTCATAGGTGGTGCCCCTATTCAGTATACCCCCATAGTAATGGGTATTACTAAGGCCAGCCTAAACACCGACAGCTTTATCTCCGCCGCAAGCTTCCAAGAAACTACAAGGGTACTGACGGAGGCCGCCATTGAAGGCAAGAGCGACTGGTTGAGGGGATTGAAAGAAAATGTGATTATAGGGCGTCTTATCCCTGCTGGCACTGGCTTTAATGCCTATTTGCGCCCCGACAATGACGCCAATGACAAGGGAGCGACACGCACCAATGGTTCCCTTGTGGGCGGCAGTCTACCAGAGTCATCTGCCCCCCCTGCCAATACCCCTCAAACAGAAGTAGACGACGTGCTGATCGACGATCAAACTGCCCGTCAGTTCGCCAGCGAGGAGGAAATCTAA
- the hypB gene encoding hydrogenase nickel incorporation protein HypB, producing MCTDCGCSVTPQEVSINNQPVGGNNSHTLHIHQSILAKNNHIAHHNREFFREKNIYVVNILSSPGAGKTTFIQRMLTDLKNTYKTAVIVGDLATDNDSKKIAQVTNQVVQINTGDVCHLEADMVRKALKNLNLDHCQLLIIENVGNLVCPSAYDLGENERIAILSVTEGEDKPLKYPTLFKTASVVIINKIDIAQVVEFDHQLAVNNIKTIAPQAEIFMVSARTGEGMQQWYKHLQEKIQSAVAAAV from the coding sequence ATGTGTACAGATTGCGGCTGCAGTGTCACTCCCCAAGAAGTATCTATCAACAACCAACCAGTAGGAGGAAACAACAGCCATACCCTCCATATCCACCAGTCAATTCTGGCTAAAAACAATCACATTGCCCATCACAACCGGGAATTCTTCAGGGAAAAAAACATATACGTTGTAAACATTCTCTCCTCCCCAGGCGCCGGCAAAACCACTTTTATTCAGAGAATGCTTACCGATTTGAAAAATACCTATAAAACAGCAGTAATTGTCGGCGATTTGGCTACCGATAATGATTCTAAAAAAATAGCACAGGTAACAAACCAAGTGGTACAAATTAACACGGGTGATGTCTGTCACCTAGAAGCCGACATGGTAAGAAAAGCCCTGAAAAATCTCAACCTGGATCACTGTCAGCTATTAATCATTGAAAATGTGGGAAATTTGGTTTGTCCATCCGCCTATGATTTGGGGGAAAATGAGAGAATCGCTATTCTATCTGTCACCGAGGGAGAAGACAAACCCTTAAAATACCCTACCCTCTTCAAGACGGCAAGTGTGGTTATTATCAATAAAATAGACATTGCTCAGGTGGTAGAATTTGACCATCAACTGGCTGTCAACAATATAAAAACCATTGCCCCTCAAGCTGAAATATTTATGGTTTCCGCCCGCACCGGCGAAGGCATGCAACAATGGTATAAACACCTCCAGGAAAAAATACAGTCTGCTGTGGCAGCAGCAGTTTAA
- a CDS encoding form I ribulose bisphosphate carboxylase large subunit, which yields MAQVGFKAGVQDYRLTYYTPDYTPKDTDLLACFRVTPQPGVPPEEAAAAVAAESSTGTWTTVWTDNLTDLERYKGRCYNIEPVPGEENQYFAFVAYPLDLFEEGSVTNMLTSLVGNVFGFKALRALRLEDIRVPVALVKTFQGPPHGIVVERDKLNKYGRPLLGCTIKPKLGLSAKNYGRAVYECLRGGLDFTKDDENINSQPFMRWRDRFLFVQEAVQKAQAETGEIKGHYLNVTAPTCEEMLKRAEFAKEIGAVIIMHDFLTAGFTANTTLAKWCRDNGVLLHIHRAMHAVIDRQKNHGIHFRVLAKCLRLSGGDHLHSGTVVGKLEGDRAATLGFIDLMREDYVEEDRSRGIFFTQDYASMPGVLPVASGGIHVWHMPILLDIFGDDACFQFGGGTLGHPWGNAPGATANRVALEACVQARNEGRSLAREGNEIIKEAARWCPELAAACELWKEIKFEFETVDTL from the coding sequence ATGGCACAAGTAGGATTTAAGGCCGGTGTGCAGGATTATCGTCTGACGTACTACACACCGGACTATACCCCCAAAGACACAGACCTGTTAGCGTGTTTCCGTGTAACCCCCCAGCCAGGAGTACCCCCAGAAGAAGCAGCCGCAGCAGTAGCAGCAGAGTCCTCCACCGGAACCTGGACCACCGTTTGGACTGACAACCTAACTGATTTGGAACGCTATAAGGGCCGTTGCTACAACATCGAACCAGTACCAGGGGAAGAAAATCAATACTTCGCCTTCGTAGCCTACCCCCTCGACCTGTTTGAAGAGGGCTCCGTCACCAACATGCTAACATCCCTGGTAGGGAACGTTTTCGGTTTCAAGGCCCTTCGAGCACTACGGCTGGAGGACATTCGTGTTCCAGTAGCCTTGGTAAAAACCTTCCAGGGACCTCCCCACGGAATTGTAGTAGAAAGGGACAAGCTGAATAAATACGGTCGTCCCCTGTTGGGTTGCACCATCAAACCCAAACTGGGGCTGTCTGCTAAAAACTATGGTCGCGCCGTATATGAGTGTCTCCGTGGTGGCCTAGACTTCACCAAAGACGACGAAAACATCAACTCCCAACCCTTCATGCGTTGGCGCGATCGCTTCCTGTTTGTCCAAGAAGCAGTGCAAAAAGCCCAAGCGGAAACCGGTGAAATCAAGGGACACTACCTAAATGTTACCGCCCCCACCTGTGAGGAAATGCTAAAGCGGGCCGAATTCGCCAAAGAGATAGGTGCCGTCATCATCATGCACGACTTCCTCACCGCCGGTTTCACCGCCAACACCACCCTGGCCAAGTGGTGTCGCGACAACGGCGTACTACTCCACATCCACCGGGCGATGCACGCCGTAATTGACCGTCAGAAAAATCATGGCATCCACTTCCGCGTATTGGCTAAGTGTCTCCGCCTCTCTGGTGGTGACCACCTCCACAGTGGTACTGTTGTAGGTAAGCTGGAAGGGGACCGCGCCGCTACCCTCGGCTTCATCGACCTCATGCGGGAGGACTATGTAGAAGAGGATCGTTCTCGTGGGATCTTCTTCACCCAGGACTATGCCTCCATGCCCGGTGTATTGCCTGTGGCCTCTGGTGGTATTCACGTATGGCACATGCCCATCCTGTTGGACATCTTCGGCGATGACGCCTGCTTCCAATTCGGTGGTGGAACACTGGGACACCCATGGGGTAACGCCCCTGGTGCAACCGCCAATCGTGTGGCCCTAGAAGCCTGTGTACAAGCCCGCAATGAAGGCCGCTCTCTCGCCCGGGAAGGCAATGAAATCATCAAAGAGGCCGCCCGTTGGTGCCCAGAATTGGCCGCTGCTTGCGAACTCTGGAAAGAAATCAAGTTCGAGTTTGAAACCGTTGACACCCTCTAA
- a CDS encoding chaperonin family protein RbcX yields the protein MYYKNIAKDTARVLQSYLTYQAVKIIISQLSETNPQQAMWLSQYSDRTKVQDGESYLSQLLGENKELVLRILTVREDIANHILEFLPEMVKTNILQSNIEHRRRLLESLTQVSPNDSQQFHPEIDSKPLDNKEE from the coding sequence ATGTACTACAAAAACATTGCAAAGGATACGGCGCGGGTGCTACAAAGCTATCTCACCTACCAGGCTGTTAAAATAATCATCAGTCAACTCAGTGAGACTAACCCCCAGCAGGCTATGTGGCTAAGTCAGTACAGTGATCGGACTAAAGTCCAAGACGGGGAAAGCTATCTTAGCCAGCTGTTGGGGGAAAACAAGGAGCTGGTGTTACGGATTTTAACAGTCAGGGAGGATATAGCTAATCATATCCTGGAGTTCTTGCCAGAAATGGTCAAAACCAACATCCTTCAGTCCAATATTGAACACCGTCGCCGTCTCCTGGAAAGTCTAACTCAGGTCTCCCCTAATGACAGTCAACAGTTTCATCCAGAAATAGACTCTAAACCGTTAGACAATAAGGAAGAATAG
- a CDS encoding ribulose bisphosphate carboxylase small subunit, which produces MQTLPKERHYETLSYLPPMTDQQILKQIQYLLDQGYIPAIEFEKDPTPTDHHWTLWKLPLFNAKTPQEVLNEVRECKAQYPDHYIRVIGFDNIKQCQTLSFIVYKPNASRF; this is translated from the coding sequence ATGCAAACTCTACCAAAAGAACGTCATTACGAAACCCTCTCCTACCTACCTCCCATGACTGACCAACAGATTCTCAAACAAATACAATATCTGTTGGATCAGGGTTACATTCCCGCTATAGAATTTGAAAAGGATCCTACCCCCACCGATCACCACTGGACTTTGTGGAAACTGCCTCTGTTTAATGCTAAAACCCCTCAAGAGGTATTAAACGAAGTCCGTGAGTGCAAAGCCCAATACCCGGATCATTATATCCGCGTTATTGGCTTTGACAACATCAAACAGTGTCAAACCCTCAGCTTTATCGTTTACAAGCCCAACGCCAGCCGTTTTTAA
- a CDS encoding CHAT domain-containing protein has translation MYPWIFTLVLAFSSTSPTPPNPYSSSLISQYPSDVQQLYDQVNLLYHRGEYAKAIVLAEELLARVKEKFGHQSMETAIAINVIGHLQEELGNYTQAEELFQQSLTILSKTVGENHPYTATVINNLGLLYSYQGKYPQAEELLMKSLQIRIRLRGEEDGSVAESLNNLGMLYYYQGRYDQAESFYQRAIIVARRAFGDNHPTTATLLSNLAQLYTTAGNYIRAESLLQQSLSIRQEVLGDKHPDTAYSLNNLGLLYYQQGNYAEAEKLFAKALYIFQETLGEKNPIAATAFNNLAESYSQQGKTNQALPLYEKSLQIRLEILGEIHPDVAQSYNNIAGIYFDSHDYQQAAILYAKALEIQKQTVGEKHADTIRILINLAESFLRLGQYQTAETQFQNGLNLAREVLGDKHPILAESLSSLASLYWLTKKYPLALDYLQQTTEVEEYNLSQFLYFIGDESRKLLYLNTLKGTTNASISLHLNYLPDNKKAAELALTTILRRKGRVLDAMSDIMATLRQNSNPQTEALFDSLAQKKSLLASLSLGKTNLPPPIYQQTLLRLEEEIRQLETQLSAKSAQYRTLTQPIALEAVREALPQDTVLVEYTIYHPLNVKTLALEKPRYAAYLLHPDGNVQGIDLAEAETIDSLITQFRLNLAAGEEGDSTVLTQSSQQLYQLLFQPLLPYLQDKKNLFISPDGQLNLIPFAALQDNKGNYLIEEYTFNYLTSGRELLRIQNRFPSASPPVIVAAPDYDSEYKIDVKVINRGVRRNIQLRNLSCCTPLEGTKQEAQAIISLIPDSQLYVGVEATVDKLFTLRAPKILHIATHGFFLPPPAAATPNLIPLNPRQNPTIQDNPLLFSGLAFAGFNPSKGKTEGVLTALEATNLYLWGTQLVVLSACQTGVGEVRQGEGVYGLRRALVLAGAESQLISLWDVFDDATRELMGKYYLRLARGEERVQALRQVQLEMLNSKQYQHPVFWAAFIPSGDWRSLY, from the coding sequence ATGTATCCCTGGATTTTCACCCTTGTCTTGGCTTTCTCTAGCACTTCCCCTACGCCCCCCAACCCCTATTCCTCCTCCCTCATATCCCAATACCCCTCAGATGTCCAACAATTGTACGACCAGGTGAATCTATTATACCACCGGGGAGAATATGCAAAAGCCATTGTCTTGGCAGAAGAGTTGTTGGCAAGGGTGAAGGAAAAATTTGGTCACCAGAGTATGGAAACGGCTATTGCTATCAACGTCATTGGACATCTCCAGGAGGAATTGGGTAATTATACCCAGGCAGAGGAATTGTTTCAACAATCCCTTACTATCCTCAGTAAAACAGTGGGAGAAAATCATCCCTACACCGCCACAGTCATTAACAATTTGGGATTGCTATACTCCTATCAAGGTAAGTACCCACAGGCAGAAGAATTGTTAATGAAATCCCTACAAATACGAATTCGCCTTAGGGGGGAAGAAGATGGTAGTGTGGCAGAGTCCCTCAACAATCTTGGTATGCTATACTACTACCAGGGTAGATATGACCAGGCAGAGTCTTTTTATCAAAGGGCGATAATAGTGGCCCGGAGGGCCTTTGGCGACAACCACCCTACCACTGCCACCCTCCTCAGCAATCTGGCTCAACTCTACACCACTGCCGGCAATTATATCAGGGCGGAGTCCCTCCTACAACAGTCCCTCTCCATCCGCCAAGAGGTTTTGGGAGATAAACATCCAGACACCGCCTACTCTCTCAACAATTTGGGCTTGTTATACTACCAGCAAGGCAACTATGCCGAAGCAGAAAAACTGTTTGCCAAAGCCTTATATATTTTCCAGGAAACGCTGGGGGAAAAAAATCCCATTGCCGCCACCGCCTTCAACAATCTAGCAGAATCCTATAGCCAACAGGGGAAAACAAATCAAGCCCTACCCCTTTATGAAAAATCCCTACAAATCAGACTGGAAATTCTAGGAGAGATACATCCTGATGTTGCCCAGTCTTACAACAATATAGCCGGAATTTATTTTGACAGCCATGATTATCAGCAAGCCGCCATTTTATACGCCAAAGCCCTAGAAATCCAAAAACAAACTGTAGGGGAAAAACATGCCGACACCATCCGAATTTTAATAAACCTGGCCGAATCTTTCCTTCGTTTAGGACAATACCAAACAGCAGAAACCCAATTCCAAAATGGCTTAAACCTGGCTAGAGAGGTTTTGGGGGATAAACACCCCATTTTGGCAGAATCCCTCTCGAGTTTGGCTTCCCTCTACTGGCTAACTAAAAAATATCCCCTGGCATTAGACTATCTCCAACAGACCACAGAAGTGGAAGAATACAATCTTAGTCAGTTTCTCTACTTCATCGGCGATGAATCCCGAAAACTCCTTTATCTTAACACCCTAAAAGGTACTACTAATGCAAGTATCTCCCTTCACCTAAATTACCTCCCAGACAATAAAAAAGCAGCAGAATTGGCTTTAACCACCATCCTCCGTCGCAAGGGAAGAGTCTTAGACGCCATGAGTGATATCATGGCTACTCTGCGTCAAAACAGTAACCCCCAAACAGAAGCCCTATTTGACAGTCTAGCCCAAAAGAAAAGTCTATTGGCCAGTCTTAGTCTTGGCAAAACTAACCTTCCTCCCCCCATATACCAACAAACCCTTCTTCGCCTGGAGGAGGAAATCCGTCAACTGGAAACACAACTGTCTGCCAAAAGTGCCCAGTATCGAACCCTGACTCAACCTATCGCCCTTGAAGCCGTCAGAGAAGCCCTCCCACAAGACACCGTTTTGGTAGAATACACCATCTATCACCCTCTTAATGTCAAAACCCTTGCCTTGGAAAAACCCCGTTATGCCGCCTACCTACTACATCCAGACGGCAATGTGCAGGGAATAGACTTGGCAGAAGCAGAGACAATAGACTCCCTTATAACTCAGTTTCGCCTCAATCTAGCCGCCGGGGAAGAGGGAGACTCTACAGTCTTAACCCAGTCTAGCCAACAACTATATCAACTACTGTTTCAACCCCTATTACCCTACCTACAAGACAAAAAAAACCTATTTATATCCCCCGATGGGCAGTTAAATTTAATCCCCTTTGCCGCCCTACAAGACAATAAGGGTAATTATCTCATAGAAGAGTACACCTTCAACTATCTTACCAGTGGCAGAGAGCTACTTAGAATCCAAAATCGTTTCCCCTCCGCCTCCCCCCCTGTGATTGTAGCCGCGCCAGACTACGACTCGGAATACAAGATAGATGTCAAAGTTATCAATAGAGGAGTTAGAAGAAACATCCAGTTAAGAAACCTCAGTTGTTGTACACCCCTGGAAGGCACTAAACAAGAAGCCCAAGCCATTATATCCCTTATCCCCGATTCTCAACTCTATGTGGGAGTCGAGGCGACTGTAGATAAACTTTTTACCCTCAGAGCTCCAAAGATACTACACATAGCTACCCATGGCTTTTTCCTACCTCCCCCCGCCGCCGCAACCCCTAACCTCATACCACTAAATCCTCGACAAAACCCCACGATTCAAGACAACCCCCTCTTGTTTTCCGGATTGGCTTTCGCCGGCTTCAACCCCAGTAAGGGGAAAACGGAAGGCGTTTTAACCGCTTTGGAAGCCACTAATTTGTACCTGTGGGGTACTCAATTAGTAGTATTGTCAGCCTGTCAAACGGGAGTGGGAGAGGTGCGTCAAGGGGAGGGAGTATATGGCTTAAGACGGGCACTAGTATTGGCAGGCGCGGAGAGTCAGTTAATCAGTCTTTGGGATGTTTTTGATGATGCCACCAGGGAGTTGATGGGTAAATACTATCTTCGACTCGCCAGAGGTGAAGAAAGAGTACAGGCCCTCCGTCAGGTACAATTAGAAATGCTAAACAGTAAACAATACCAGCATCCCGTCTTCTGGGCTGCCTTTATCCCCTCAGGAGACTGGCGTAGTCTCTACTGA
- the rimK gene encoding 30S ribosomal protein S6--L-glutamate ligase, with protein MKIAILSQDSHLYSTRRLKEAGEKRGHEMRVINYLRCYINIASGKPSIVYKGKELENFDAVIPRIAASRTFYGCAVVRQFEVMGVFSANESQAISRSRDKLRCIQILAKEGIGLPVTGFAHDTEDIDGLIKAVGGAPVVIKLLEGTQGIGVVLAETHQAAKSVIQAFRGLNANILVQEYIKEAQGTDIRCFVIGNKVVAAMKRQSADGEFRSNLHRGGRAEKVKLTPEERMTAIRSAKAMGLRIAGVDLLRSNHGPVVMEVNSSPGLEGIEKATQIDIADKIIEFIEKSVQNGNTNGSRIQY; from the coding sequence ATGAAAATTGCCATCTTGTCTCAGGATAGTCACCTCTACTCCACCCGCAGACTCAAAGAGGCGGGAGAAAAAAGAGGGCATGAGATGAGAGTCATAAACTACCTGAGATGCTACATTAATATTGCTTCCGGCAAGCCTTCTATTGTCTACAAGGGGAAAGAATTAGAAAATTTTGATGCGGTTATCCCCCGCATAGCCGCATCTCGCACCTTCTACGGTTGTGCAGTGGTAAGACAGTTTGAAGTAATGGGGGTATTTAGTGCCAATGAATCCCAAGCTATTTCTCGCTCCAGGGACAAATTGCGTTGTATCCAGATTCTAGCTAAGGAGGGAATAGGCTTGCCAGTCACAGGTTTCGCTCACGACACCGAAGACATTGATGGTTTAATAAAAGCAGTGGGTGGCGCCCCTGTAGTCATCAAGTTATTAGAAGGCACTCAGGGTATCGGCGTAGTGCTGGCAGAAACCCATCAAGCCGCTAAATCTGTCATTCAGGCCTTTCGAGGCTTGAATGCTAATATCTTAGTACAAGAATACATTAAAGAGGCCCAAGGCACAGACATCCGTTGCTTTGTCATTGGCAACAAGGTGGTAGCCGCCATGAAAAGACAAAGTGCTGACGGCGAATTTCGCTCCAACCTCCACCGCGGCGGCAGGGCAGAAAAAGTCAAACTCACCCCCGAGGAAAGAATGACAGCTATACGCTCGGCCAAAGCCATGGGGCTGCGTATTGCTGGTGTGGATCTATTGCGTTCCAATCATGGCCCCGTAGTAATGGAAGTCAACTCCTCCCCCGGCTTAGAAGGCATCGAAAAGGCCACCCAAATCGACATCGCCGACAAGATCATCGAATTCATCGAAAAAAGCGTCCAAAACGGCAACACGAATGGCAGCCGTATTCAGTACTAG